The following proteins are encoded in a genomic region of Populus trichocarpa isolate Nisqually-1 chromosome 13, P.trichocarpa_v4.1, whole genome shotgun sequence:
- the LOC7453593 gene encoding uncharacterized protein LOC7453593: MDEWRRSGQIPAFGNWDQANDLPITLYFESARQAGLIRHSTNSSGECGHRYMRSDLHASDFNKPSRYHVPPRKTRMREQRGPHSKEQRKQGKVCDVTEPARKQQPTMLHCHKIDAVICPKVPLKPPKAVDEDLYKIPPELLRSAKRKKCPGLFSCLVPACAS; encoded by the exons ATGGAT gAATGGAGAAGAAGTGGACAAATACCAGCATTCGGAAACTGGGACCAGGCAAATGACCTTCCAATCACACTGTATTTTGAGTCTGCAAGACAGGCAGGATTGATTCGACACAGTACTAATTCCTCTGGAGAATGCGGTCATCGGTACATGCGTAGTGATCTACATGCTTCTGATTTCAACAAGCCTTCTCGTTATCATGTTCCTCCCAGAAAG ACAAGAATGAGAGAACAGCGAGGCCCGCATTCAAAAGAGCAGAGAAAGCAGGGCAAAGTCTGTGACGTGACTGAACCGGCAAGGAAACAACAACCCACAATGCTACATTGTCATAAAATAGACGCTGTAATTTGTCCTAAAGTTCCTCTTAAGCCTCCAAAAGCTGTTGATGAAGATCTCTACAAAATCCCACCAGAGCTCCTCCGCTCTGCCAAGCGG AAGAAATGCCCCGGATTGTTTTCATGCCTTGTGCCTGCTTGTGCTTCATAG